In Hyperolius riggenbachi isolate aHypRig1 chromosome 10, aHypRig1.pri, whole genome shotgun sequence, a genomic segment contains:
- the PRAP1 gene encoding proline-rich acidic protein 1 isoform X2, with amino-acid sequence MKGITFTFCAAALIIMVMMPAKTKALKENEEWERDKKRDIELGLLAIEPPVKNDDVAVAFDSHIIQKVEEDRDNLHHSRQSRQRDFPKQRLGRVQARQILTEPEEDRDHLYHPR; translated from the exons GATTACCTTcactttctgtgctgctgctctgatcATCATGGTCATGATGCCAGCAAAGACCAAG GCACTAAAGGAGAACGAAGAGTGGGAAAGGGACAAGAAGCGTGATAT TGAGCTGGGCTTGTTGGCCATTGAGCCTCCAGTAAAGAATGATGATGTTGCTGTGGCCTTTGATTCACACATAATACAAAAAG TTGAGGAGGACAGAGACAACCTGCATCATTCCCGTCAGTCTCGCCAACGAGATTTCCCAAAACAGCGTCTAGGAAGAGTCCAGGCTCGCCAAATCCTCACAGAACCTGAAGAAGACCGTGATCACCTATACCATCCTCGCTGA
- the PRAP1 gene encoding proline-rich acidic protein 1 isoform X3, translating to MVMMPAKTKALKENEEWERDKKRDIELGLLAIEPPVKNDDVAVAFDSHIIQKVEEDRDNLHHSRQSRQRDFPKQRLGRVQARQILTEPEEDRDHLYHPR from the exons ATGGTCATGATGCCAGCAAAGACCAAG GCACTAAAGGAGAACGAAGAGTGGGAAAGGGACAAGAAGCGTGATAT TGAGCTGGGCTTGTTGGCCATTGAGCCTCCAGTAAAGAATGATGATGTTGCTGTGGCCTTTGATTCACACATAATACAAAAAG TTGAGGAGGACAGAGACAACCTGCATCATTCCCGTCAGTCTCGCCAACGAGATTTCCCAAAACAGCGTCTAGGAAGAGTCCAGGCTCGCCAAATCCTCACAGAACCTGAAGAAGACCGTGATCACCTATACCATCCTCGCTGA